One part of the Gossypium raimondii isolate GPD5lz chromosome 1, ASM2569854v1, whole genome shotgun sequence genome encodes these proteins:
- the LOC105786471 gene encoding histone H2A, with amino-acid sequence MDTGSKVKKGAGGRKGGGPKKKPVSRSVKAGLQFPVGRIGRYLKKGRYSQRVGTGAPVYLAAVLEYLAAEVLELAGNAARDNKKNRIIPRHVLLAVRNDEELGKLLAGVTIAHGGVLPNINPVLLPKKNEKVATKEPKSPSKATKKSPKKA; translated from the exons ATGGATACCGGATCAAAGGTGAAGAAAGGAGCCGGAGGAAGGAAAGGCGGCGGTCCAAAAAAGAAACCGGTTTCTCGTTCAGTGAAAGCCGGATTACAGTTTCCCGTCGGTCGAATTGGCCGGTACTTGAAGAAAGGGCGATACTCTCAACGTGTGGGAACGGGTGCTCCGGTTTACCTTGCTGCAGTTCTTGAATACCTAGCTGCTGag gTTCTTGAGTTAGCTGGTAATGCTGCAAGAGACAACAAGAAGAATAGGATCATTCCAAGGCATGTTCTATTGGCAGTGAGGAACGATGAAGAACTTGGGAAGCTTTTAGCTGGTGTGACCATTGCTCATGGTGGTGTTTTACCCAATATTAACCCAGTTCTTTTACCAAAGAAAAACGAAAAGGTGGCGACCAAGGAGCCTAAATCGCCATCCAAGGCTACCAAGAAGTCTCCTAAGAAGGCttag